A section of the Streptomyces sp. CG1 genome encodes:
- a CDS encoding beta/gamma crystallin domain-containing protein, which produces MALTASLTAVTATNAFAINTVSCGPSDFLQITVHTTDSGGPYDWCLANAGTWDMTGANMWLHRISTGNNRVQWYGDGKWQPATPIEKNTVYTFPNNPGGVRMDMIRIL; this is translated from the coding sequence TTGGCGCTGACGGCCTCGCTGACCGCCGTCACAGCTACGAACGCGTTCGCGATCAATACGGTGTCGTGCGGCCCTAGCGACTTCCTGCAGATCACGGTCCACACAACCGACTCCGGTGGCCCCTACGACTGGTGTCTCGCCAACGCCGGAACGTGGGACATGACGGGTGCCAATATGTGGCTTCACCGGATCTCGACCGGCAACAACCGCGTCCAGTGGTACGGGGACGGAAAGTGGCAGCCCGCCACGCCGATCGAGAAGAACACCGTCTACACCTTCCCGAACAACCCGGGTGGGGTCCGCATGGACATGATCAGGATCCTCTGA
- a CDS encoding beta/gamma crystallin domain-containing protein — protein MKHIAKRAALAATTTLAVTASLTALTATDAFAINQVDCGRSDFVQVTYHQAGNSDSDLCFANAGTIALPGNSWITRISTGNNRVQWFGDAAWQPADGINAWTVMTWPNHPGGVSASWIRIL, from the coding sequence ATGAAACACATCGCCAAGCGGGCGGCTCTGGCCGCGACGACAACCCTGGCGGTGACGGCGTCACTGACCGCCCTCACCGCGACCGACGCGTTCGCGATCAATCAGGTCGACTGCGGTCGGAGTGACTTCGTACAGGTCACGTACCACCAGGCCGGCAACTCCGACTCCGATCTGTGCTTCGCCAACGCCGGAACCATCGCCCTGCCCGGCAACTCGTGGATCACCCGGATCTCGACCGGCAACAACCGCGTCCAGTGGTTCGGGGACGCAGCGTGGCAGCCCGCCGACGGGATCAATGCGTGGACCGTGATGACCTGGCCGAACCACCCCGGCGGGGTGAGCGCATCCTGGATCAGGATTCTCTGA